The genomic interval GCGATCATGTCTTGATTTATAAGGCAGGGGATATTATTCCGAAGGTTGGGAAAGTACTTTTGGATAAACGGCCAGAAGGTCTTGAAGGCTTAGAAATTCCAACGAAATGTCCAGAGTGTGGTTCGGAGTTAATTCATTTTGAAGATGAAGTGGCTTTACGCTGTGTTAACCCCTTGTGTCCGGCGCAAATTCGGGAAAAACTAATTCATTTTGCTAGTCGTGATGCTATGAATATTGTGGGCTTAGGTCCGTCAGTCATTTCACAACTTTTTGATAAAAAATTGGTGGCTGATGTTGCTGATTTATATCAATTGACGATTGAAGATTTACTGACATTAGATAAGGTCAAAGAAACATTGGCTCAAAAAATTGTGTCAGCAATTGCGCAGAGTCGTGAAAATTCGGCGGAAAAATTATTATTTGGTTTAGGAATTCGTCATGTTGGTGGTAAAGCGGCTAAATTACTTTTGGAACGTTTTGCTAATCTTCGAGCGCTTTCTAAAGCAACAGAAGAAGAAATTTCTGAAATTCCATCTTTAGGTGGGGTCATTGCTACGGCTGTCGTTTCTTATTTTGAAACTGACGGAGCAAAAATTTTACTGGATGAACTTGAAAATGCTGGTGTAAATTTTGATTATTTAGGGGCTGTTAATATTGAAGGAATATTATCAGGTAAGACAGTTGTCTTAACTGGTAAATTGACGACTTTGAAGCGCTCAGAAGCAAAAGAAAAATTGGAAGCGTTGGGAGCAAATGTTTCTGGTTCTGTTTCTAAGAAAACTGATTTGGTAGTCGCCGGAGAAGAAGCAGGTAGCAAACTGACAAAAGCTCAAGACTTAGGAATTGAAATCTGGTCAGAGCAAGATTTGCTTGATTTATAAACTAATTTGTATTGAATATTACTGACAGACTTTAGTGAGAGCGTAAATTTACTGACAGAAATTTGAACTTTGGTTCAATTGGTGGGGTCACTCTTTTGGGAGTTTGTCAGTAAATTATTTTTAAGAATGGATGAGAGAAGGTTTCGGAGAAAATGATGAAGGCGAGATTGATTTACAATCCGACATCGGGTCAAGAAATTATAAAAAAACATATTGCAGATATTTTGGATAAATTAGAGCAATATGGTTATGAGGCCAGTGCTTATCAAACCACAGCAGAACAAGATTCCGCAAAAAAAGAGGCGGCAAGAGCAACAGAAGCTGGCTTTGATTTAATCATTGCGGCTGGTGGTGATGGTACTATTAATGAAGTTGTAGCTGGAATTTCTCCTTTTGAGAAACGTCCTCAATTAGCTATTGTTCCAACGGGAACGACAAACGACTTTGCTAGGGCTTTAAAAATTCCAAGAGGAAAACCGCTTGAAGCGATTGAAATTATTGGTAAAAATCAGATTCTAAATATTGATGTCGGTCATGCCGTAATCAGAGAAACACAAGATGAACAGTATTTTATTAATATCGCTGCTGGGGGCGGTTTGACAGAACTTACTTACAGTGTTCCTAGTCATTTAAAAACGGCTTTTGGTTATTTGGCCTATTTAGCAAAGGGTGCAGAACTTTTACCTCGTGTGCGTAAAGCACCGGTTCGTGTTGTTCATGATGAAGGCGTATTTGAGGGTGATATTTCAATGTTCTTTGCCGCACTTACTAATTCAGTTGGTGGCTTTGAAAAGATTGCACCTGATGCTAAATTAGATGATGGACTTTTCACACTGATTTTGGTGAAAACAGATAATCTATTTGAACTTATTGCTTTACTTGCGATTGTAGCTAATGGAAAACATTTGGATGATGTTAATTTGGAATACATTAAAACAAGTAAAATTGAAATCGAAGCCTTAGGCGGTCAAAAAATTCTTCTTAATTTAGATGGAGAATATGGTGGAGATGCTCCAGTTCAATTTGATAATCTCAAAGGTCATTTGGATATGTATGTAAACCTTGATGAAATCAACGATGACCATTACCTTGGAGACGAAGAAACCTTGGCATTAGAAGCAGTTGCGCAAAAATTTGCCGAAGAAGCCAATAAAATTAAAGATGAAGATGAAGAAGATTAAAAAGTTACTGACAGATCTGTCAGTAACTTTTTCTGTCAGTAAAATACGACGGCTCGGAGCATTTTAGTTGATGCTAAGAGAATTGTCAACTACATTAATAATTCTGTCAGTAAAATGTGCAACTTGTACAATTAATTTAGGCAAATCACTGATTGAAAACAGAAAACGTTTACAGTAGAATAATATTAAAGAACAAATGTTATTAGAGGAGAAAAAATGACAACACTCAGTTTAGACAAAATCTACAAAAAATATCCCAATGCGACGCAATACGCTGTTGAAGATTTCAACATTGATATCAAAGATAAAGAATTCATTGTATTCGTTGGTCCTTCAGGTTGTGGTAAATCAACAACATTGCGAATGGTCGCTGGTCTTGAAGATATTACTGAAGGCGAATTTAAAATTGACGGTAAAATCATGAATGATGTCGCACCAAAAGATCGTGATATTGCCATGGTTTTCCAAAACTATGCGCTTTATCCACATATGACAGTTTTTGATAACATGGCCTTTGGTTTGAAACTTCGTAAGTTCAAAAAAGATGAAATTAAACGTCGTGTTGAAGAAGCTGGAACAATTCTTGGTCTTTCTGATTTGCTTGACCGTAAACCTGCTGACTTATCAGGTGGTCAACGTCAACGGGTAGCAATGGGACGTGCGATTGTCCGTGATGCCAAAGTTTTCCTCATGGATGAACCTTTGTCAAACTTGGATGCTAAACTTCGTGTTTCAATGCGTACAGAAATTGCAAAAATTCACCGTCGAATTGGAGCAACAACAATCTATGTAACCCATGACCAAACTGAAGCGATGACTCTTGCTGACCGTATTGTTATTATGTCATCATCACCAAACTCTGATAAAACAGGGACAGTTGGTCGTGTTGAACAAATCGGAACACCACAAGAGCTTTATAATGAACCTGCTAATAAATTTGTTGCCGGTTTTATCGGTAGTCCTGCGATGAACTTCTTTAATGTCAAAGTTGCTTCTGGAAAATTAACAAATAATGAAGGTTTGAATATGGACCTTCCAGAAGGAAAAGCAAAATTGCTTAAAGAACAAGGGTATGAAGGAAAAGAAGTGATTCTTGGAATTCGTCCAGAAGACATTCAAGCAAGCAATTTGGCACAACAAGCCTATCCAAATCAAACAATTGAAGCTGAAGTTGTCGTTTCTGAACTTCTTGGAGCAGAAACTATGCTTTATCTTAGAGCTGGTTCAACTGAATTTGTTTCTCGTGTTGAAGCGCGTGATTTCCGCAATCCAGGAGAAAAAATTACAGTGGCTTTGAACCTAAACAAATCACATTTCTTTGATGCTCAAACTGAACATCGCATCATTGATTAAAATTTACGCCCTCTTATCTCTAAAGATTCTGTCATTAATTGATAGAATCTTTTTTAGTTTGTAAGTGAAAAAATTACTGATAGGTCTTGTAAATAAAGGCTTTTCAACGATAATGTCAAAGATAATTGACACTAAGCAGCTTCAACTTTTCAGGCTTAAAATGCTAAAATTAACTTAGTCAAAATAATATTATTAGGAAAGCTCTCGTCTTTTTCGATTTAGTACTAAATCACATAAAGAACACCGACACCGCTCTTTATGCCGTAAAAATGTCGAATAAATGCTCTCCTGAGAAGGTTTGAAAAAAATGAAAAAAACAATGGACGGAAACATGGCGGCAGCACATATTGCTTACGCCTTTTCAGAAATTGCCGTAATTTATCCAATTACCCCAAGTTCACCAATGGCAGATTATACTGACGCGTGGTCAGTTGCTGGTCGTAAAAATATCTGGGGCTCAACAGTAAAAATTACAGAACTACAATCAGAAGCCGGTGCAGCAGGTGCCATGCACGGTGTTCTTAAAGCAGGAGGGCTTGCGACAACTTATACCGCTTCGCAAGGGCTCCTTTTAATGCTTCCAAATATGTATAAAATGGCTGGTGAACTTTTGCCAGCAGTTATTCATGTCGCAGCTCGTGCCGTAGCGGCTGGGGCGCTTAATATTTTTGGAGACCAGTCTGACGTGATGTCAGCCAGAACAACTGGGTTTGCCATGTTAGCAGAGTCATCTGTTCAAGAAGTGATGGACTTGTCAGCAGTTGCCCACTTAGCAACACTTGAAGGTTCAGTTCCTTTCTTGAATTTCTTTGACGGTTTTAGAACTTCTCATGAAATTCAAAAAATTGATGTTATTGATTATCAAGATTTATTACCAATGGTTAATCAAGAAAAATTAGCTGATTTTCGTGACCGTGCAATGAACCCTGATCATCCTACAGTTTCAGGGACAAATCAAAATGCAGATATCTATTTCCAACAAAGGGAAACGGTCAATTCTTACTATGAAGCTCTTCCTGAAATCGTTCAAAAATACATGGGAAAAATCAATAAACTTCGTGGGACAGATTATGATTTAGTCAATTATTATGGCGCACCTGATGCGACAGAAGTCATTGTTTCTATGGGTTCTGTTGCTGGGACAATTGAGCAAACAGTTGATTATTTAAATGGACAAGGCCGAAAAGTTGGTTTTATCAATGTTCACTTATATCGTCCATTTCCATTGGAAAACTTTCTTGAAAAATTACCAAAGACAGTCAAATCAGTAGCGGTCTTAGACCGTACAAAAGAATCTGGTTCAAATGGAGAACCTCTTTTCCTTGACGTTCAATCAGCGCTTTTCAATTCTAATGTTAAACAAGTGATTGGTGGCCGCTATGGAATTGGTGGAAAAGATACTCGTCCAGAACACATCGTCAGTGTTTTTGATGAATTAGTCAAAGCACAACCAAAACGTATGTTTACAATCGGAATTAATGATGATGTTACAAACTTGTCTCTGACAAATTCAAAAGTCCTTGATTTAACACCAGCAGATACATTTCAAGCAAAATTCTGGGGCTTTGGTTCAGATGGAACAGTTGGTGCCAATAAAGCAGCAATCAAAATTATTGGTGACCATACTGATAAATATGTTCAAGCCGCTTTTGAATATGATTCAAAAAAATCAGGTGGATTAACCATTTCACATTTACGTTTTGGTGATTCGCCAATTACTTCTGAATATATGACAGCTACACTTGATTTTGTTGCTTGTCACAACATGACTTATGTACGTAAATATAACTTGACCAAAGGCTTGAAAGCTGGAGGCCTATTTCTATTAAACACAAGTTGGAATCTAGAACAACTTTCAAAAAATCTTCCGAATGAAATGAAGAAATTCATTGCCGAAAATCAAATTCGATTTTATACGATTGATGCCATGAAAATTGCTCATGAAACCGGAATGGAACGCAGAATTAATACGATTATGCAGGTCGCCTTTTTCAAATTGGCTCATGTTATGCCTTTTGATGAAGCCTATGAGATTCTGAAAAAAGATGCTCAAAAATATGCAAAGAAATCACCAACCATTGTTGAACAAAATTTGAATGCAATGGCACTTGCTTTGAACGGCTTGCATGAAGTAAAGATTCCAGAAAGCTGGGCTGAAACTCAAGAAGAAAAAACGAAAGTTCTTACGACAGAAAGTTCTCGTAAAAAATATGTTTTTGAAATTGTAAATAAAACCAATGCCTTTGAAGGTGATGAACTTTCGGTACAAACCTTAGTCGATAACAAAATGACTTTTGGAGATGAACCATTGGGAACAAGTGCTTCTGAAAAAAGGGGAATTGCCTTAGAAATTCCTGAATGGAATGCCCAAGCTTGTATTCAATGTAATGAATGTTCATTTGTTTGTCCTCATGCTGCCATCAGACCATTTTTAGTCGACGAAGACGAATGGAATCAAGCACCAGAAGGTTTCCATGTTATGGATTATAAAGGAGCTGATGGCTTAAAATATCGGATTCAGGTCTCTGTTGAAGACTGTACAGGTTGTGGATTATGTATTGAAGCCTGTCCTAAAAAGGGTGAAGCTTTAAAAATGATTCCTTATGAGGGACAAGAAAAAGAATCTGTCAATTGGGCTTTTGCGCAAACCCTTAAAACAAAAGAAAATCCAGCTCGTCCAGGTACAATTGCCGCTAGTCAATTTGAAAAACCACTTTTTGAATTTTCAGGAGCATGCTCAGGCTGTGGTGAAACACCATATATTAAATTATTGACACAAATGTTTGGTGACCGAATGATGATTTCCAATGCAACTGGCTGTTCAGCCATTTATGGTGGAACACAAGCAACACCATATACAACAAATGAGTTTGAACAAGGCCCTGCATGGTCAAACTCACTCTTTGAGGATAATGCGGAATACGGATATGGAATGTGGTTAGCTTCTCAAACCAGACGTCAAAAATTAGCAGCCCAAGTCCTTGAAGCCTTGCCAGAAATGTCAGATGATTTGCAAAAATTGGCGAAAGACTGGGTAGAACACTTAGAAGATTCAGAAGGAACACGAGCAAGAGCCGAAAAAATGAAGGGAATGCTTGCTTCTGAACACTTCAACTCAGCTAAGTTGGATGAAATATATAAACAAAAAGATCAATTTGTAAAACCAACCCAATGGATATTTGGTGGAGATGGTTGGGCCTATGATATTGGTTTTGGCGGTTTAGATCATATTGTAGCTTCAGGTGCTGATGTTAATATCTTAGTTATGGACAACGAAGTCTATGCCAATACTGGGGGACAAGTTTCTAAAGCAACTCCAGCTTCAGCAATTGCACAATTTGCTGCTGGCGGTAAATCTAATACGAAAAAAGATTTAGGAGCGATGCTAATGACCTACGGAGATGTTTATGTGGCTCAGATTGCTTCTGGAGCAAACATGATGCAAACAATCCGTGCCTTTGATGAAGCTGAAAAATTTAAAGGTCCATCAGTCATTATTGCTTATACTCCATGTATTTCACATGGTTTATATGGAGGAATACATTTAGCACTTGATGAAGCAAAAGAAGCCGTGAATTCTGGTTACTGGCAACTTTATCGCTATAATCCTCTTCTTGAAGATTTGGGTAAAAATCCGATGATTCTTGATTTCAAAAAACCTGATTTTAGTAAAGTTAGAAATTTCTTATTGACACAATCTCGTTTTGGTAATCTATTAAAAGTTGATGCTGAACATGCAGAAAGTTTGTATGCTAAAGCTGCCAAAGATTCTCGTAAACGATTTATGCGTTATGCTAGAACATCAGGAGATTTAGATAAGTATTTAGAACGTGAAGCAAAAGCACTGGCGAAAAAAAATCCTGAATCAGAGGGGACTATAGAAGTTACTCTGCCAAAAGAACGTAAGAAACGTCCAGTTGATCCTGAGCGTGAAGCAAGACGAGCTGCTCGTAAAGCAGAACGTGAGGCTAAAAAATAATATATTCTTACTAATGAAAAGTTACTGACAGAATTTTTGTCAGTAACTTTTTTATTCTCGTCAGCTAAAAACTACAGTTTTGCTAATGTAAAAATTACAGATAGATTAAGGGAATAAGAACAAGATGATAAATCTTTATTTGGGAATAAAGCAGTTCACGTAAAATTTTGGTATAATTAGACTAACAATATAAAAGGAGGGGGACTTTTGACCGACTTCAATCAATTTTTTAACCTTGAGTTTTGGCAAAAGATTTTTGAATTGAATGAATCACCTCTGCGAATTGCTATTGCAATATTAGACATTGCAATTATCAGTTTTTTCCTTTATCAAGCGATTAGGTTTGTACAAGGAACAAAATTAATGACGCTTGTTCGTGGTGTGATTATTTTCATTTTTATCAGAATTATTGCCGGACTTATTGGACTTACAACAGTTGAGTGGTTACTCAACCAAGTTATTACCTATGGGGTTATCGCCGGAGTTATCATTTTTCAGCCTGAAATTAGGCGAGCGCTTGAAAGCTTAGGAAGAACAACCACATTATTTACACCAACGAGAAAAAGTAGCCCTGATGGGCATATTTCAGCTTACGAGAAATCTTTTGCTTACATGTCTGAGCGAAAAATTGGCGCTTTGATTGCGATTGAGCAAGGGCAAAATTTAAATGAATTTGTAAGTACAGGGATTCGTTTAGATGCGGATATTACTAGCGAATTACTTATTAATATTTTCATTCCAAATACACCTTTGCACGATGGCGCGGTCATTGTTCAGGGAAACAAAATTGCTGTAACCTCTGCCTATCTTCCTTTGACCGAAAAATCGGGGATTTCAAAACAATTTGGGACTAGACACCGTGCTGCAATTGGACTTTCTGAAGTCTCAGATGCTTTAGTTTTAGTGGTTTCCGAAGAAACTGGTGGAATTTCAATCGCTCACAATGGAGAATTTTTCGCGGATATTTCCAAAGAAAAATTCCATGATATTCTAGTGGCCATTTTAGTTCCTAAAGTTGAAAAAAATGAAAAAGGAACAGGGAAGAATAGAAAAAATAAAGCAGGAGGAAAGAAAAATGGCAAATAAATTTTTTAATTCCAAAACATTTTATATCCTTGCCTCTGTTTTCTTTGCGATTGTCCTTTTCTTTAATACTAATGCAACATCCATCCGTAATCAGGGAACTAATCAGTCTGGAGAAGTTTACACAGCCACAATTAATAACGTTCCAGTAGAATTAAAATATAATTCTAATAAATATTTCGTTAGTGGTTATAACAGCACTGCGACGGTTCATCTTTCTGGATATAATCGCTTGTCTATCACTAATGAAGAAAATTCGGACACAAGAAATTTCTTTTTAAGTGTTGATTTGACCAAACTAAAAACAGGAAAATTTGATGTACCAATTCGGATTGAACAACTGCCTGGCGGAGTAACGGCAACGAT from Lactococcus lactis carries:
- a CDS encoding diacylglycerol kinase family lipid kinase, with amino-acid sequence MMKARLIYNPTSGQEIIKKHIADILDKLEQYGYEASAYQTTAEQDSAKKEAARATEAGFDLIIAAGGDGTINEVVAGISPFEKRPQLAIVPTGTTNDFARALKIPRGKPLEAIEIIGKNQILNIDVGHAVIRETQDEQYFINIAAGGGLTELTYSVPSHLKTAFGYLAYLAKGAELLPRVRKAPVRVVHDEGVFEGDISMFFAALTNSVGGFEKIAPDAKLDDGLFTLILVKTDNLFELIALLAIVANGKHLDDVNLEYIKTSKIEIEALGGQKILLNLDGEYGGDAPVQFDNLKGHLDMYVNLDEINDDHYLGDEETLALEAVAQKFAEEANKIKDEDEED
- a CDS encoding ABC transporter ATP-binding protein → MTTLSLDKIYKKYPNATQYAVEDFNIDIKDKEFIVFVGPSGCGKSTTLRMVAGLEDITEGEFKIDGKIMNDVAPKDRDIAMVFQNYALYPHMTVFDNMAFGLKLRKFKKDEIKRRVEEAGTILGLSDLLDRKPADLSGGQRQRVAMGRAIVRDAKVFLMDEPLSNLDAKLRVSMRTEIAKIHRRIGATTIYVTHDQTEAMTLADRIVIMSSSPNSDKTGTVGRVEQIGTPQELYNEPANKFVAGFIGSPAMNFFNVKVASGKLTNNEGLNMDLPEGKAKLLKEQGYEGKEVILGIRPEDIQASNLAQQAYPNQTIEAEVVVSELLGAETMLYLRAGSTEFVSRVEARDFRNPGEKITVALNLNKSHFFDAQTEHRIID
- the cdaA gene encoding diadenylate cyclase CdaA, whose amino-acid sequence is MTDFNQFFNLEFWQKIFELNESPLRIAIAILDIAIISFFLYQAIRFVQGTKLMTLVRGVIIFIFIRIIAGLIGLTTVEWLLNQVITYGVIAGVIIFQPEIRRALESLGRTTTLFTPTRKSSPDGHISAYEKSFAYMSERKIGALIAIEQGQNLNEFVSTGIRLDADITSELLINIFIPNTPLHDGAVIVQGNKIAVTSAYLPLTEKSGISKQFGTRHRAAIGLSEVSDALVLVVSEETGGISIAHNGEFFADISKEKFHDILVAILVPKVEKNEKGTGKNRKNKAGGKKNGK
- the nifJ gene encoding pyruvate:ferredoxin (flavodoxin) oxidoreductase, with translation MKKTMDGNMAAAHIAYAFSEIAVIYPITPSSPMADYTDAWSVAGRKNIWGSTVKITELQSEAGAAGAMHGVLKAGGLATTYTASQGLLLMLPNMYKMAGELLPAVIHVAARAVAAGALNIFGDQSDVMSARTTGFAMLAESSVQEVMDLSAVAHLATLEGSVPFLNFFDGFRTSHEIQKIDVIDYQDLLPMVNQEKLADFRDRAMNPDHPTVSGTNQNADIYFQQRETVNSYYEALPEIVQKYMGKINKLRGTDYDLVNYYGAPDATEVIVSMGSVAGTIEQTVDYLNGQGRKVGFINVHLYRPFPLENFLEKLPKTVKSVAVLDRTKESGSNGEPLFLDVQSALFNSNVKQVIGGRYGIGGKDTRPEHIVSVFDELVKAQPKRMFTIGINDDVTNLSLTNSKVLDLTPADTFQAKFWGFGSDGTVGANKAAIKIIGDHTDKYVQAAFEYDSKKSGGLTISHLRFGDSPITSEYMTATLDFVACHNMTYVRKYNLTKGLKAGGLFLLNTSWNLEQLSKNLPNEMKKFIAENQIRFYTIDAMKIAHETGMERRINTIMQVAFFKLAHVMPFDEAYEILKKDAQKYAKKSPTIVEQNLNAMALALNGLHEVKIPESWAETQEEKTKVLTTESSRKKYVFEIVNKTNAFEGDELSVQTLVDNKMTFGDEPLGTSASEKRGIALEIPEWNAQACIQCNECSFVCPHAAIRPFLVDEDEWNQAPEGFHVMDYKGADGLKYRIQVSVEDCTGCGLCIEACPKKGEALKMIPYEGQEKESVNWAFAQTLKTKENPARPGTIAASQFEKPLFEFSGACSGCGETPYIKLLTQMFGDRMMISNATGCSAIYGGTQATPYTTNEFEQGPAWSNSLFEDNAEYGYGMWLASQTRRQKLAAQVLEALPEMSDDLQKLAKDWVEHLEDSEGTRARAEKMKGMLASEHFNSAKLDEIYKQKDQFVKPTQWIFGGDGWAYDIGFGGLDHIVASGADVNILVMDNEVYANTGGQVSKATPASAIAQFAAGGKSNTKKDLGAMLMTYGDVYVAQIASGANMMQTIRAFDEAEKFKGPSVIIAYTPCISHGLYGGIHLALDEAKEAVNSGYWQLYRYNPLLEDLGKNPMILDFKKPDFSKVRNFLLTQSRFGNLLKVDAEHAESLYAKAAKDSRKRFMRYARTSGDLDKYLEREAKALAKKNPESEGTIEVTLPKERKKRPVDPEREARRAARKAEREAKK